From a region of the Candidatus Neomarinimicrobiota bacterium genome:
- the folE gene encoding GTP cyclohydrolase I FolE translates to MEKLIKEILEIIGENPEREGLLKTPARVSESFKFLTKGYKENVEEVLNGALFEEKFDEMIILRDIDIFSLCEHHLLPFFGRCHVAYIPDGKIVGLSKIPRIVEIFARRLQVQERLTMQIATAIDDAVNPLGVAVTIEATHLCTVMRGVEKQNTVAITNSMLGKFKTDSKTRSEYLSMLNSDK, encoded by the coding sequence TTGGAAAAACTGATAAAAGAAATTCTTGAGATAATCGGAGAAAACCCGGAGAGGGAGGGACTTTTAAAAACTCCAGCGAGAGTATCCGAGTCGTTTAAGTTTCTTACAAAAGGGTATAAGGAAAACGTCGAGGAAGTATTGAACGGAGCGCTGTTCGAGGAAAAATTCGACGAGATGATCATACTCCGCGACATCGATATCTTCAGCCTCTGCGAGCATCACCTACTCCCTTTTTTCGGACGATGCCACGTAGCGTATATTCCCGACGGAAAGATTGTGGGTTTGAGTAAAATACCGAGGATAGTAGAAATATTCGCGCGCAGGCTGCAGGTTCAGGAAAGGCTGACCATGCAGATTGCAACAGCCATTGACGACGCCGTAAATCCGCTCGGAGTTGCTGTGACCATCGAAGCGACTCATCTCTGTACGGTCATGAGAGGGGTCGAAAAACAGAACACGGTAGCTATAACCAACTCGATGCTCGGAAAGTTCAAGACCGATTCAAAGACAAGGTCCGAATACCTCTCAATGCTGAACTCGGATAAATAA
- a CDS encoding 7-cyano-7-deazaguanine synthase, with protein sequence MTQDYLKEIEADGELRILFSGGIESALLIGETTESDLDPVPVYISTGTRWEEEELSAAKNFLEALRVGLSNSLVVVRREQSALNEHWAYGGAGYPKAGSDASELRIPGRNKMLLTEGANIGNGSAPLSLVIGTTADNPFEDGKPDFFAEIEKELSNELRRNVRVYAPLLNLGKKDVIKRGARFPLQLTLSCIAPVHGKACGICIKCAARESAFKEVGYNIKIESEEIDGS encoded by the coding sequence ATGACTCAAGATTACCTGAAAGAAATTGAGGCTGACGGAGAATTGCGGATTTTATTCAGCGGGGGGATAGAAAGCGCTCTGCTTATAGGGGAAACGACAGAATCTGATCTTGATCCGGTTCCCGTTTATATTTCTACGGGGACTCGTTGGGAGGAAGAAGAATTATCCGCAGCAAAGAATTTCCTTGAAGCATTGCGGGTCGGGTTGTCAAATAGTCTGGTCGTTGTGAGGAGGGAGCAGTCCGCATTAAACGAACATTGGGCTTATGGCGGAGCCGGGTATCCGAAAGCTGGGTCAGATGCGAGTGAACTGAGAATTCCCGGCAGGAACAAGATGCTCCTTACCGAAGGGGCGAATATAGGAAACGGTTCAGCGCCGCTGAGTTTAGTCATCGGAACGACTGCGGATAATCCCTTTGAGGATGGGAAGCCGGACTTTTTTGCTGAGATAGAAAAGGAGCTGTCAAATGAACTGCGCCGTAACGTCCGGGTTTACGCGCCTCTGCTCAATTTGGGAAAGAAAGACGTAATAAAGAGGGGAGCGCGTTTCCCTCTGCAGCTTACTCTTTCTTGCATTGCTCCCGTTCATGGAAAGGCATGCGGGATATGCATAAAATGCGCCGCAAGGGAGAGCGCGTTCAAGGAAGTAGGATATAATATTAAAATAGAAAGCGAGGAGATAGATGGCTCTTAA